A single region of the Prochlorococcus marinus str. MIT 0917 genome encodes:
- the gshA gene encoding glutamate--cysteine ligase — MTNLMLLKGFEVELFTGTQDGKNVGIASAITQDLSDFVKEPDQRNLEYITVPDHRYAVLKHALLLPRQKLRKWLDCQKLTILPGSTLSLGNTRIFERSDSENSYHSFIEKNYGTNVVTASIHINLGIENLSLLFSALRLVRCEASLFLALSASSPFLGGYATGAHSQRWVQFPKTPSNVPLFVDHAHYVGWVEDQLGQGNMQNERHLWTSVRPNGPERPHILNRLELRICDLVSDVDLLLAITALLELRIINLKNNMKKFDPIEASSKTKEELALLADENDLIAAKSSLDANLYHWKNGEPINCRDWIKELLLDVTPLAKELDMFELIQPIEAVLTNGNQSMKWLHSYSKGVSIKSLLQKGIDEMEREEINFMQMMQSTSD; from the coding sequence ATGACCAACTTAATGCTTTTAAAGGGGTTTGAAGTGGAGCTTTTTACTGGCACACAAGATGGTAAAAATGTAGGTATTGCATCTGCTATCACTCAAGATTTATCAGACTTCGTCAAAGAACCTGATCAAAGAAATCTGGAGTACATAACTGTTCCTGATCATAGATACGCTGTTTTAAAACATGCACTGTTACTACCAAGACAAAAACTTAGGAAATGGCTTGATTGCCAAAAACTTACAATCCTTCCAGGAAGCACACTTAGTCTTGGTAATACTAGAATTTTTGAAAGGTCAGATTCAGAAAATTCTTATCACTCATTTATAGAAAAAAACTATGGCACTAATGTTGTAACAGCAAGTATTCACATCAATTTAGGTATTGAAAACTTATCCTTACTTTTTTCGGCTCTTCGCTTGGTGAGATGTGAGGCATCATTATTTCTTGCATTAAGTGCTAGTTCTCCTTTCTTGGGTGGATATGCAACGGGTGCACATTCACAAAGATGGGTTCAATTCCCTAAGACACCATCGAATGTTCCTCTGTTTGTGGATCACGCACATTATGTGGGATGGGTTGAAGATCAATTAGGTCAAGGCAATATGCAAAACGAAAGACATTTGTGGACATCAGTAAGACCAAATGGTCCAGAAAGGCCTCATATCCTAAATCGCTTAGAGCTAAGGATATGTGATTTGGTCTCTGATGTTGATTTGCTTTTAGCGATTACCGCTTTACTTGAGCTCAGAATTATTAATCTAAAAAACAATATGAAGAAATTTGATCCAATTGAGGCAAGCTCTAAAACAAAAGAGGAATTGGCTCTATTGGCAGATGAAAATGATTTGATCGCTGCTAAATCTAGCCTTGATGCAAATTTATATCATTGGAAAAATGGGGAACCAATAAACTGTCGTGATTGGATAAAGGAACTTCTTTTAGATGTAACTCCTTTGGCTAAAGAGCTTGATATGTTTGAGTTGATTCAACCTATTGAAGCTGTTTTGACAAATGGAAATCAATCAATGAAATGGCTTCATTCTTATTCCAAGGGAGTATCAATTAAGTCCTTGCTTCAGAAAGGTATTGATGAAATGGAACGAGAAGAGATCAATTTCATGCAAATGATGCAATCTACTAGTGACTAA
- a CDS encoding anthranilate synthase component I family protein, translating to MFSLDKEEFLLSASSGANYIPLAKSWPADLETPLTTWLKVGNDGSPGALLESVEGGETIGRWSVVATDPLWKVIVRGDELTRCWRNGKQEKFHGNPIEILRNMLEPYKSVSLSGLPQLGQLFGMWGYELIQWIEPSVPTYELSEQDLPDGIWMFMDKILIFDQVKRLITAVAYGNMSDGVSAQKAYEIACEQINGLQDLMASPLKPIKSLRWNEIGNRSFDMTSNISKIEFENSVEVAKEFIKEGDVFQLVLSQKLESTVTQTPFELYRSLRMVNPSPFMAFFDFGDWQLIGSSPEVMVKAQLTGKGIQASLRPIAGTRPRGKDDLEDAALEKDLLKDPKERSEHVMLVDLGRNDLGRVCSPGSVFVKELMVIEKYSHVMHIVSEVEGTLKKDKDVWDLLIASFPAGTVSGAPKIRAMQLINQLEKQRRGPYSGVYGSIDLNGALNTAITIRTMIVRKQNKNYFNVQVQAGAGVVADSIPSNEFQETLNKAKGMFTALACLEPHDL from the coding sequence ATGTTTAGTTTAGATAAGGAAGAATTTCTTTTATCAGCCTCCAGCGGGGCCAACTATATTCCCTTGGCAAAAAGTTGGCCTGCAGATTTAGAAACTCCTCTTACAACCTGGCTTAAAGTTGGTAATGATGGCTCTCCAGGAGCATTGCTTGAATCAGTAGAAGGAGGAGAAACTATAGGTAGGTGGAGTGTGGTGGCAACAGATCCTCTCTGGAAGGTGATAGTAAGGGGTGATGAATTGACTAGATGCTGGAGAAATGGAAAACAAGAAAAGTTCCATGGAAATCCAATCGAGATACTCAGGAATATGCTTGAGCCTTATAAATCTGTTTCTTTATCTGGCTTGCCACAATTAGGACAACTTTTTGGAATGTGGGGGTACGAGCTAATTCAATGGATTGAGCCTTCAGTACCTACTTATGAATTATCAGAGCAAGACTTACCTGATGGTATTTGGATGTTTATGGACAAAATTCTTATTTTTGATCAAGTAAAACGTCTAATAACAGCTGTTGCATATGGAAATATGAGTGATGGAGTCTCTGCTCAAAAAGCTTATGAGATTGCCTGTGAACAAATTAATGGACTTCAAGATTTAATGGCTTCTCCTTTAAAACCCATAAAGTCTTTAAGGTGGAATGAAATAGGGAATAGATCTTTTGATATGACTAGTAATATATCAAAAATTGAATTTGAAAATAGTGTTGAAGTGGCAAAGGAATTTATTAAAGAAGGTGATGTTTTTCAGTTAGTTCTTAGTCAAAAACTTGAGTCAACTGTTACGCAAACACCTTTTGAACTATATCGAAGCTTGAGAATGGTAAATCCCTCTCCATTTATGGCATTTTTTGACTTTGGAGACTGGCAACTTATTGGTTCTAGTCCAGAGGTAATGGTCAAGGCCCAACTAACGGGAAAGGGGATTCAAGCAAGTTTGAGACCAATTGCGGGTACACGTCCTAGAGGTAAAGATGATTTGGAAGATGCAGCTTTAGAGAAAGATCTTTTAAAAGATCCCAAAGAAAGATCTGAGCACGTAATGTTAGTAGATTTAGGTCGAAATGACTTAGGTAGAGTTTGTTCCCCAGGGAGTGTGTTTGTAAAAGAATTAATGGTTATAGAAAAATATTCTCATGTGATGCACATAGTCAGTGAGGTTGAAGGCACCCTGAAAAAAGACAAGGATGTTTGGGACTTATTAATTGCCTCTTTCCCCGCTGGAACAGTTAGTGGAGCCCCAAAGATAAGAGCAATGCAACTAATCAATCAATTAGAAAAACAACGTAGAGGGCCTTATTCCGGCGTTTATGGGTCTATAGATTTAAATGGAGCTTTGAATACAGCTATTACTATCAGAACAATGATTGTGCGTAAGCAAAATAAAAATTATTTTAATGTTCAAGTACAAGCTGGGGCAGGAGTAGTTGCGGATTCCATTCCTTCTAATGAGTTTCAAGAAACTTTAAATAAAGCGAAAGGGATGTTTACTGCTTTAGCTTGCCTAGAGCCTCATGATTTATGA
- the psaD gene encoding photosystem I reaction center subunit II, whose amino-acid sequence MTEVLPGTLPKHIGSTGGLLNSAETEEKYAITWTSKTSEVFELPTGGAAVMHEGDNLMYFARKEQCFALNTQLRGFKPRIETSKIYRIYPGGDRELLFPKDGVFSEKPNEGRIKEGYNNRRIGENPNPASLKFSGKKTYDA is encoded by the coding sequence ATGACTGAAGTATTACCTGGAACACTTCCAAAGCACATTGGTAGCACTGGTGGATTATTAAACTCGGCTGAAACCGAAGAAAAATATGCAATTACATGGACAAGTAAAACTTCTGAGGTTTTTGAACTTCCAACTGGCGGAGCTGCAGTAATGCATGAGGGAGATAATCTCATGTACTTTGCGAGAAAAGAGCAGTGTTTTGCTTTGAATACTCAATTGAGGGGTTTTAAGCCCAGAATTGAAACAAGTAAAATATATAGAATTTATCCTGGGGGAGATAGAGAATTACTTTTCCCTAAAGATGGCGTTTTCTCTGAGAAACCTAATGAAGGTCGCATTAAAGAGGGTTACAACAATAGGCGAATTGGTGAAAATCCTAACCCAGCAAGTTTGAAATTTAGCGGTAAAAAAACTTACGATGCATAA
- a CDS encoding sensor histidine kinase, giving the protein MSTPQVTIQDLQKRMAQGVPRATFSESAVRRMWWAALDTLQSDILLPMNLTRGLWLSSPLPALYEPKLLKKFQGWVWAPKDLLSLTKPSMGMLPPSQSISMNSHNDSSGYERLTLWQEDGNDPLLIVITPEIQIALALEGKSQDRKLLMRSDPETLSDLLTMLDNRLNIENVEQANNLRNALGEMGQLKTNDDLSKVFWPLLSQRLADIAPSLNIHTLPDSLINDHKLSSKDSEISLLEALTHEIRTPLATIRTLIRSLLRKKDLPKVIETRLKQIDIECTEQIDRFGLIFNAVELERSEPEQTNLASTDLGKMLNILSPVWNNQLERKGLKLILDITPDLPKVLSDAEGLELMLTGLIDRNSRGLKAGGELTLKLRPAGQRLKLQILTKLSPTAHYGLSESVSNEEIGPVLSWNPNTGNLQLSQAATQRLLKSLGGRLANRRDSGMTIFFPISELKEFDHQG; this is encoded by the coding sequence AAGTAACTATTCAAGATTTGCAAAAAAGAATGGCTCAAGGTGTCCCTCGTGCCACATTCAGTGAGTCTGCAGTAAGGAGAATGTGGTGGGCAGCTCTAGATACTCTTCAGTCAGACATATTGCTACCAATGAATCTTACAAGAGGTTTGTGGTTGTCTTCGCCTTTGCCGGCATTATACGAACCTAAATTACTCAAGAAATTCCAAGGATGGGTTTGGGCGCCAAAGGATTTGCTGAGCCTTACAAAGCCCTCCATGGGGATGTTACCTCCCAGTCAATCAATTTCGATGAATTCCCATAATGATTCTTCAGGCTATGAGCGACTGACTCTTTGGCAGGAAGATGGAAATGATCCACTGCTAATTGTTATTACACCTGAAATTCAAATTGCATTAGCTCTGGAAGGTAAATCTCAGGACAGGAAATTATTAATGCGAAGTGATCCTGAAACTTTGAGTGATCTTTTGACAATGCTTGATAATAGATTGAACATTGAAAATGTTGAACAAGCAAATAATCTCCGAAATGCACTTGGAGAGATGGGTCAGCTTAAAACAAATGATGATTTATCAAAGGTATTTTGGCCTTTACTATCTCAACGTCTCGCAGATATTGCACCAAGTTTAAATATTCATACTTTGCCCGATAGCTTAATTAATGATCACAAGTTAAGTTCAAAAGATAGTGAAATTTCCTTGCTAGAAGCCCTAACTCATGAAATTAGAACTCCATTGGCGACAATAAGAACATTAATTAGATCTCTTCTAAGAAAGAAAGATTTACCTAAAGTCATTGAAACACGTTTGAAGCAAATAGATATTGAATGTACAGAACAAATTGATCGTTTTGGTTTGATTTTTAATGCAGTAGAGCTTGAGAGAAGCGAACCTGAACAAACAAATTTAGCTTCAACTGATTTAGGTAAAATGCTGAACATTTTGTCTCCAGTCTGGAACAATCAGCTAGAGCGAAAAGGCTTGAAACTTATTCTTGATATCACACCGGATTTACCTAAGGTTTTGAGTGACGCAGAGGGTCTTGAATTAATGTTGACGGGTCTTATTGATAGGAATAGTCGTGGATTAAAAGCGGGTGGAGAATTAACTTTGAAATTAAGGCCAGCTGGACAGAGATTAAAGCTTCAAATCTTGACTAAGCTCTCCCCAACTGCTCATTATGGACTTTCAGAAAGTGTTTCCAATGAAGAAATTGGACCAGTACTTAGTTGGAATCCAAACACAGGAAATTTGCAGCTTAGTCAAGCTGCAACTCAAAGACTTTTGAAAAGTCTTGGCGGCCGTCTTGCTAATAGGCGAGATAGTGGAATGACGATATTTTTTCCAATTTCTGAATTAAAAGAATTTGATCATCAAGGTTAA